One stretch of Streptomyces sp. NBC_00443 DNA includes these proteins:
- a CDS encoding biliverdin-producing heme oxygenase produces MDSFSTVIRTASHEQHVEAETSTFMSDLLGGRLGVDAYARYTEQLWFVYEALETGTERLASDPVTGPFIQPELFRLTSLERDLAHLRGPQWRTGLSALPATQAYADRVRECADAWPAGYIAHHYTRYLGDLSGGQIIRDKAEKTWGFARKGDGVRFYVFEEITNPAAFKRGYRELLDQVRSDDLEKQRIVAECKKAFALNTAVFRALGEEFPLSA; encoded by the coding sequence ATGGACTCCTTCTCGACAGTCATCCGCACCGCCTCCCACGAGCAGCACGTGGAGGCGGAGACCTCGACGTTCATGAGCGACCTGCTCGGCGGCCGGCTGGGCGTGGACGCGTACGCGCGCTACACCGAGCAGCTGTGGTTCGTGTACGAGGCGCTGGAGACCGGCACCGAGCGGCTGGCGTCGGACCCGGTGACCGGCCCGTTCATCCAGCCGGAGCTGTTCCGGCTGACGTCACTGGAGCGGGACCTGGCGCATCTGCGGGGTCCGCAGTGGCGGACGGGCCTGTCGGCACTGCCCGCGACGCAGGCGTATGCGGACAGGGTGCGGGAGTGCGCGGACGCGTGGCCGGCCGGCTACATCGCCCACCACTACACGCGCTACCTCGGCGACCTCTCCGGCGGCCAGATCATCCGCGACAAGGCGGAGAAGACCTGGGGCTTCGCCCGCAAGGGCGACGGGGTCCGCTTCTACGTCTTCGAGGAGATCACCAACCCGGCGGCGTTCAAGCGGGGTTACCGCGAACTCCTGGACCAGGTCCGCTCCGACGACCTGGAGAAGCAGCGGATCGTGGCGGAGTGCAAGAAGGCGTTCGCCTT
- the map gene encoding type I methionyl aminopeptidase translates to MSGQSLLVPGELSPTRSVPGNIRRPEYVGKPAPTPYTGPEVQTPETVEAMRVAGRIAARAMAEAAKLIAPGVTTDELDKVAHAYMCDHGAYPSTLGYRGFPKSLCTSVNEVICHGIPDSTVLRDGDIVNLDVTAYIGGVHGDNNATYLVGDVDEESRLLVERTRESLSRAIKAVRPGRQINIIGRVIESYAKRFGYGVVRDFTGHGINSSFHSGLIVPHYDSPHATTVIQPGMTFTIEPMLTLGTHEYDMWDDGWTVVTKDRKRTAQFEHTLVVTETGTEILTLP, encoded by the coding sequence ATGTCTGGCCAGTCGCTGCTCGTCCCAGGGGAGCTCTCCCCCACCCGTTCCGTGCCCGGAAACATCCGCCGCCCCGAGTACGTCGGCAAGCCCGCGCCGACGCCGTACACGGGTCCGGAGGTGCAGACTCCGGAGACCGTCGAGGCGATGCGTGTCGCCGGCCGTATCGCCGCGCGGGCGATGGCCGAGGCGGCGAAGCTGATCGCACCCGGTGTCACGACGGACGAGCTGGACAAGGTGGCGCACGCGTACATGTGCGACCACGGCGCCTACCCCTCCACGCTCGGCTACCGCGGCTTTCCGAAGTCCCTGTGCACCAGCGTCAACGAGGTGATCTGCCACGGCATCCCGGACTCGACGGTGCTGCGCGACGGCGACATCGTCAATCTCGACGTGACCGCGTACATCGGCGGGGTGCACGGCGACAACAACGCCACGTACCTGGTCGGCGACGTCGACGAGGAGAGCCGCCTGCTGGTGGAGCGCACCCGCGAGTCCCTGAGCCGCGCGATCAAGGCGGTCAGGCCGGGCCGCCAGATCAACATCATCGGGCGGGTCATCGAGTCGTACGCCAAGCGCTTCGGCTACGGCGTGGTCCGCGACTTCACCGGCCACGGCATCAACTCCTCGTTCCACTCGGGCCTGATCGTCCCGCACTACGACAGCCCGCACGCGACGACGGTCATCCAGCCCGGCATGACCTTCACGATCGAGCCGATGCTGACGCTCGGGACGCACGAGTACGACATGTGGGACGACGGCTGGACGGTCGTCACGAAGGACCGCAAGCGCACCGCGCAGTTCGAGCACACGCTGGTGGTGACGGAGACGGGGACGGAGATCCTCACACTGCCGTAA